AATCTTCAAGTTCCATTTCCTCCCCCGGGAAGGAGGCGGTCGCGATGGACGCCCCGCTGGAACGGATGCCCGCCCTCTACCTCTCCCACGGCGCGCCGCCGCTCGCCGACGACCCGGTCTGGCCAGGCCAGCTCGCCGCCTGGTCGGCCGATCTGCCCCGCCCGACCGCGATCCTCATGGTCTCCGCGCACTGGGAGGAAGCCCCGCTCGCCCTCGGCGCGACCGAGACCGTCCCCCTCGTATACGACTTCTGGGGATTCCCCGAGCACTACTACCGCGTGCAGTACGCGGCTCCCGGCGCGCCCGCGCTCGCCGAATCCGTCCGCAAACTGCTGCGCGCCCCCGGCGTGCCCGTCCAGGACATCCCCGACCGCGGGCTCGACCACGGCGCGTACGTCCCGCTCGTCGAGATGTTCCCGGGCGCCGACATCCCCGTACTCCAGATCTCCATGCCGACCCTCGACCCGCAGAAACTCATGGAGATCGGCCGCACCCTCGCGCCGCTGCGCGACGAGGGCGTCCTGATCGTCGGGAGCGGCTTCTTCACCCACAACCTGGCCGCGCTGCGGCACACCGGCGGCGGCGTGCCCGGCTGGTCCGCCGAGTTCGACGACTGGGGCCACCGGGCCCTGGAGGCGCACGACGTCGACGCGCTGCTCGACTTCGAGCACAAGTCCCCGGCCGGCCGGCTCGCCCACCCGCGCACGGAGCACTTCGCCCCGCTGTTCGTCACGCTGGGCGCGGCGGAGGCGGCGGGCGACCTGGACGGCGGGCGGAGCGTCATCGACGGCTTCTGGATGGGGCTGGCGAAGCGGTCGGTGCAGTTCGGGTGACGGAGGGGGCGGAGGCCGTGGTGCGCCGTGCGGGGCGTGGGGGCCATGCGGGTCGAGTGGGCCGTGCGGGGAGGGTGCGTCGTGCGGGCAGGGTGC
This sequence is a window from Streptomyces sp. HUAS YS2. Protein-coding genes within it:
- a CDS encoding dioxygenase, which encodes MDAPLERMPALYLSHGAPPLADDPVWPGQLAAWSADLPRPTAILMVSAHWEEAPLALGATETVPLVYDFWGFPEHYYRVQYAAPGAPALAESVRKLLRAPGVPVQDIPDRGLDHGAYVPLVEMFPGADIPVLQISMPTLDPQKLMEIGRTLAPLRDEGVLIVGSGFFTHNLAALRHTGGGVPGWSAEFDDWGHRALEAHDVDALLDFEHKSPAGRLAHPRTEHFAPLFVTLGAAEAAGDLDGGRSVIDGFWMGLAKRSVQFG